CTCTGTAGTCACAAATAAGCGAGATGCACCAGTCAATACTTTCACTGTATTCCTCCCTGGCTTTCTCCACTAGTGCCTGCTTCTCTTTACAGTCAAATTTCTTTAATCTTCTAAAAGGCACTCTAACGCCTCTTTTTTCAGGATTCATATTTGCCTCAACAAAAACCAcacttgcttttctctcttttcgcCTGATGCTTTTTATCACTGATGGCCAAAATGGATATTTTTGATACTTAAACCAGACAATCATCCCTGTTTCAAATGAACGTTGCTCATAATTAAAAAGGAAACGTGGAAGTTCTTCATCTTCTTCATTGTCATCTAATATGGATGCAGCAATCGAACTTACACGCGCTGACTTGTCAGAAGCTTGAAATTCTTCCTCAAATTCCTCAAAATCCAGTCTCTGAAGATTTCTTTCATTACTCCCCAGGAGTGAATAATCCCCAGAATGGCTAGAGGCACTAAatgaaacctgatgttcctgtgaagaaggctgagggaaaGCTTCAGCACCCATCTCTGATTCCACAGTAGGTTGATTCTGGCTGGCAACCGAGCATGGATCAGAGGGACCCTCTCCAGGATCTTCAATATTCTCTGAGaaggcagagcattcagaggaaGCGGCCGGGGCCTCTGGGTAGATGTCTTCTGGCTCCTCTTTTAAAGCTTTGGGCACAATGAAGCCATCTGATGGTAAAATTGGactgaatttttcttctttaacataTACATCTTCCTCTTTAATTGTGGAAAGCAAAGGCAAAATTGAGAGGTCAATCtttttcttgctctctttttcaTCCTCATCTTctgaaagtgaagggaaagtCTGGCACCAGCTGAGGTTTTGTgatgattttgtttctgtttcatttggaATATTATCAATCATTGCATGCACCTGTGATTTATCATCATACAGGGAATCATCACTCTCTGATGATACTAACAGGATTgttgaattttcattttcctccagATACTTTGGTAAGTCTCCTTCTCCTTCGTGCTTCCGATACTTTTTACGAGGGGGTGAATCAGATGGCTTTTGTGGTATGTTTTGAGACAGTATAGTGGTCTCTTCCTCATCTGAACTGCTTACTTGAATCAaattttttctctcattcagaATATCCAGTGCCATTTTTAGTGACCTGGCATAGGCTGTTTCCTCTCCAGGTGGGTCACTGACCTCTGACTGTGTGGCTAGTGAGGAGGCAATAGCTTCAACTTGAGATTTAGTTAGGATCTTTGTTTCTGTGCTTTCCATTTGAATTTTTTCATCCAGTGAGAGTATTTGAACTTCCAGGGAAAATACCTTTTTTCTCTTACTATTTGATGAAGCCTCGGATCGGGACAAAACTTTTGCTGGCCACAACTGGTCTTGCCAATTGCATAAGACATACTCAGCATCCATTATGATTTAGATTTATGTGCCAAGAGGTTAATATCAGAGATTTATGTGTCTGGCTATTCTCGTCACTGTGAAGGAAGTCCCTACCACAAACAATACTTTGACCAGTGCCCCTTTTAGAACTACAAAGAGTTACAAAGTGTTTATAGCTTGTGTGGCCTGTTGTCCTCCAGCTGAACTTCCCAAGGATGCTTGAACACGTTGTTtgaatggacaatgtggaagataCTGAAatagcaaaaaggaaaagaagagtatcagcaaataaaattattttgccaAAGTAGGTGAGCAATTGCAAATAgagaagagacagacagacagtggGGTATCAGATGGAGGAGGAAAATGCAGAATAATATAAGGTGCAGGATAAGAATTGGAAAAGTGTTTTTATAACATCTCAAAGAACTTACTTTCATTATTGCACACGATTATTAAAGTGTGACTCTATGTGCATGATGACAGAAGTGGTGTGTCAGGAACTCTATGTATTAGACATTTTGGGACTGGTGCCCCTAGTGTTATACCTAGAGAAGCAGGACTCTGAACTTGGTGTGCATCAAATTCATCTGGAGAATTCTTAAAACTAGATTTCTAGGCCCTATCCTGAGAATGGCTGCCAGGTTCACATATTGGATGAGGTAATTATCAAGGATTTTTTGAGAGTCAGGTGGCTGGCTAGGACTTCAGGTAGAAATCTGATTAGTCTTTGGCATGAATTCTTCATAGCAGTTTGACACATGAGATTCCTCCCCCAAAGTAGAAGCTATTACTTTTAATTACAAAACATTATGGCTACGGAACAGGGAGCAAAATGGATTACATCTTAAATTCTCAACCTAACATGATTTTAATATGAAATGTAGTTTTTAATATTGCTAAGGCTTTagagaaataagcaaaataaattataCCCTGAGTTCTCAACATGTTTTTAATGTGAagtattttgcaaaatgaaaagagcCTTACCCAATGTCACGTGGATCAGGAAGGGTCTGGCTCTGTGATCTGGTTGTCTTGATTCTTACTCCAAAAGGAGACAGGCTGTCTAAAAGGAGACAGGGAATTAAATTAAGTGGCCAAGGCATAAAGAAACTTTACTACCAAAACTTTAGCACACATGTCATTTAGAAACACAGGAATGAAACGAAATCTTATCTATGATGTAGATGTTTATTGTCCCCcttgtttatattattttaactTCTCTCTGAGTGATACAGTTATGATATCTGGTTCATGTTTAAATCATATTTCTCAGGAAAAGTGCGAGGCAAAGACAAGAAAGGGAAGTAACAATTGCCTTGTGTCTACTATGCCCTTCCCCAatagctcagaggataaagaatctgcctgcaatggagacacaggagacaaggaaTTGATCCCaagggaaaataccctggagaaggaaatggcaacccattctagtagtctttactgaaaaatcccatggacagaggaacctggtcgcaaagagtcagacatgactgagacactaAACACATTCACACTACTATGAACAAGACTACAGGTTTTGTTTGAATCCTCAAATCAACCACTATGTGAATTTTTCATCCTTTACACATATAATTTTTTCAACAGAATTTTATTCACACTCTACATGCTGTCTCCCAGTTCACtcatacaaaatatatttcattgcTTTATTGTCCACTTCATAAAAATGGTTGCCTGGAGAAAATTTAGGAAATTTGGCCACCGCCATCTTGTGACCAGAAGCAGAACTGCAGATCTTGCAGGTGCTGTATGCAGAGCTTCAGTTGCTCAGATTTTTCTTAAGAGAGAAGGATGGGAACTACATTTAGCCAGCCAGGAGTCTTTCCAggcttatgctatgctatgctaagtcacttcagttgtgtctgactctgtgcaaccccatagacagcagcccaccaggctcccccgtccctgggattctccaggcaagaacactggagtgggctgccatttccttcttcaatgcatgaaactgaaaagtgaaagtgaagtcgctcagtcgtgtccaactcttagcaaccccatggatcgcaacctaacaggctcctccgtccatgggattttccaagcaagagtactggagtggggtgccattgccttctccgttctagGCTTATAGAACTTTCTAAGTTCAAGGGGTTTGGCTGTGTACGATAAGAGGATCATAATGTCTTCAACTATAATCTTTCTGGTTATAAAACATGCAGAAgcttattaaaaatcaaaaagatGCAAAGAGATGTAGGTAAAACTAAGTACAAGCTTCAATATAAATAATCTGAATATTCTCCATTTTCCAGACTTTTTTACATGTATAGATAAATGCATACCATTTCAAAACAACATCAGATCTCTGATGTTGAGCAGTCTGAACATTATTCTACCTAAGTGTTTTTCACATGATTTATGAATTActttaaatgagttttttttcTCACATTTGTAACATTTTATCTCAGTATTTTTCCTGATGATGTAAACAAGTAAATGTGTAAGAATATATTAATACTCTAAAATTAGACAGCAGTAAAGCTAGTCCTATCTGTCCAACTacacaaataaatattcattttaatagtATGGCAGGTATGTTTTCCCAGAATTGGCTGCATGAATTATATAGTAGCATATATATGTTCTGCTAACACACATATTTAATTTTGTGAGATAACGTTACAATTGTATGCTACAATTTacttctttcactttatttctcaGACATTTCAAATCTCTACATGTAGAGATTCACGTTTTTATTTTCGAGAcacatagtattccactgtatgaatgCACCATGacctataatatttttaaaacctgcTAATAGAAATAAACCAAATCCTCTGTCTCAgtcttaaaaaaactttaaagatacCAGAAAATGGTTATTGCTGACCACAGCTATACCTGTGATCTGAAAGAATGAGTTGGAAGGAAGATACAGACAGGGCTGTAGCCAACACAGCAACCAGGCTACACACTTGATTATGTCCAGGAAAATTTCCACTATTGGCAAAAGATGGGGGGTCATgtctgcatgtctgtgtgtgtctatgaatGCTTACgtgtttgaagcaaattggaTATGCTgtcagcttcatttttctttcatgattATAAAAGTAATCATGGGGAGATGCTGATATTCACTaggaattaatattaaaatagtaCCTTGACTATCCAGAAATGCTGAATAACATGGGAGCTTATTTTCTCccagattttttaaatcatgagaatatacaagcatatatatgtataagtgtcTTCACTCAAATACATACTTGTTCCCCTCTCCATGTTCATGTACAGGTGACACACACATAGTCTATGTGCCAATCAAATTATAGAAGTATTTCCCCTCAAGCTGCCATACATTTTTATCCATCATTTTCTGTGTAGATTAATAAATGCTTAAACATTCAAACAGTAACAGAATCTCTAGCAATATAAACATGGAATGCCAAGTCAATAAATTAGCATGAATGCCTGCGCTGCACTGAAGTCTTAATATAGAGGCTGTAATCTGATCACTCCTTCTTCCACTTGTAGACTTTTAAAGGATTGGGAGATACAAAAATTCCAAAGGATTAATTCTTTCATAATGCCAACAATTATCTCAAATCCACACACCTTTCCCACCACTTTAAAACCACTGTTCCTATTGCTCTCATCTTCATCCTAGGGTCTTGAGAAATCCCTATAAAATAACTAGATTTAAGACAGCCATtacatcccagggacgggggagcctggtgggctgccatctatggggtcacacagagtcggacacgactgaagtgacttagcatagcatagcatagcattaccTTGAAGCTTCTTGTCAGCTGCAGCCTGGTGAAATGCTGCTCCTCCCCCAAGACTGGCCAGGTACAGCTCACTCTGAAGCTTCTCAGAGAATGCTGTGCCCCTCCCTGTGATGAAGTCAGATGATCCTTCTCTGAATTAGGTGAGGGAGAACTGCCAAATTAAACTGCTGAAGTATAAAAGGGtagaacggagaaggcgatggcaccccactccagtactcttgcctagaaaatcccatggacggaggagcctggtaggctgcagtccatgaagtcgctgagttggacatgactgagcgacttcactttcacttttcactttcatgcattggagaaggaaatggcaacccactccagtgttcttgcctggagaatcccagggacgggggagcctgatgggctgccgtctatggggtcccacagagttggacacgactgaagcgacttagcagcagcagcagcagcagcaaaggggtAGAAATGTTCCTTTTTAAAGAACTTGAAAGTGAATTAGCAACAAGTGTCTGTTTAATTTCCCTTAGGGTGGTgatttcttgggggaaaaaagggtGTAAAtcactttactttaaaaaaaaagtctgatttaAACTATTtcgccatgtttttttttttttccttgccttctctgcatcttaCCTTGGTAGGTCAATTTAAAACCCAGCTGGTCATGCTTCATTAAAATAGTTCACTAAGGATGTTTATTTGGATCGCACTAAAACTGTACACCGTTTTAGGGAACATGACTTATAATTTTCAAATCTGTTTTCAggacatggtatatctctccttttattCAGTTCTTTTCTTAAATGCTTCAGAAATTTCTAGTATATCTTCAAGGAACATGGATATTTCTGACCAGAGGCTGGAAATCACTGGTTTGCAGGCAAATGCCCATTTCATATACCCTCATCAATAACTGGCAAATCCTCCTTCTtatattttattagtatttttcaCTCACACAAGTCAATGTggggaaattaattttttaaaaagttacaagtatttgtttttctgtatgtCTGAAACGTATCTTgcacatttttttcattaaaattctcCTGTGTTAGATTAAAattcagcttatttaacttagaaagctaatttaaaatattgctagggataattttggaaatgaaaatatttgggaaTGAAGTGTTTTATTTGACTTCTGTATTatctaatacatatttatatataaatttattgttatatattttattttatataaaatttatttatataaacacacacacacacacacacacatatatatatatgtatatatatataatctcctaTTACAGTAGAAAAAGTAAACTAATACATTGGCCAAAGAGAATGACTACATGCTCCTGATTAATTTAGAACCCAGTTCAACATCTAGAAATACACATACTTAACAAATGTCTGACAGCAGTCAATGTGTAAGCCCCTTTCAAATCCAGAATGTGAGATGTAAAGGGACACAAGATATGATGGGTTGTTAAGATCTCAGTTCTAGGATTCTCCCAAACTTTGGATGATGTTAGGTATCCCTCTGACAAAGCAGCCAAGGCCTTTATTTTCTGTGGTTGGTTAGTATCCACAGtaagttttactttatttcttttttagagaGGTGTAGAAAACACTTTTATTAGTTTTGACTAGGTATCTATGGAAACAACTCTATATTAGCACTCAAAATACAtaatcattttttgttgttaagtgtacaatatagtgggtcacgggcttctctggtggctcagctggtaaagaatccgcctgtaatgtgggagacctgggttcaatccctgagttgggaagatcccctggagaagggaaaggctacccactccagtattctggcctggagaatttcaaggactgtatagtccatggggtctcaaagagttggacacgactgagcaactttcacagatagtggttcacaattttaaagattatactccatctacagttattataaaatactggctataatccttttgctgtacaatagtctttgtagcttattttatacatagttgttTATACCTCATAATCCCCTACTCCTATATTGTCCCTTCCCACTTCTCTATTTCCACTAGTAATCATTAGTTTGTTTCTTTatcttgtgagtctgtttcatttttgttatatttactagtttgtggtattttttagattccgcatgtaagtgatatcatacagtacttgtctttcatttagcataataccctctaagtccatccatgttactgcaaatgggaAAAGtttactcttttttatggctgagtagtatctcattgtatatataccacatcttctttatccatttatctgttatgTACAGTTAGGTTGCACTCGTATCTTGGCAatagtaaataa
This DNA window, taken from Bubalus kerabau isolate K-KA32 ecotype Philippines breed swamp buffalo chromosome X, PCC_UOA_SB_1v2, whole genome shotgun sequence, encodes the following:
- the PWWP3B gene encoding PWWP domain-containing DNA repair factor 3B gives rise to the protein MDAEYVLCNWQDQLWPAKVLSRSEASSNSKRKKVFSLEVQILSLDEKIQMESTETKILTKSQVEAIASSLATQSEVSDPPGEETAYARSLKMALDILNERKNLIQVSSSDEEETTILSQNIPQKPSDSPPRKKYRKHEGEGDLPKYLEENENSTILLVSSESDDSLYDDKSQVHAMIDNIPNETETKSSQNLSWCQTFPSLSEDEDEKESKKKIDLSILPLLSTIKEEDVYVKEEKFSPILPSDGFIVPKALKEEPEDIYPEAPAASSECSAFSENIEDPGEGPSDPCSVASQNQPTVESEMGAEAFPQPSSQEHQVSFSASSHSGDYSLLGSNERNLQRLDFEEFEEEFQASDKSARVSSIAASILDDNEEDEELPRFLFNYEQRSFETGMIVWFKYQKYPFWPSVIKSIRRKERKASVVFVEANMNPEKRGVRVPFRRLKKFDCKEKQALVEKAREEYSESIDWCISLICDYRVRLGCGSFAGSFFEYYAADISYPVRKIIKQDTFRNLFPKLQNENTGRSMSVTSQTKKMSFQKLLPDRMKSARDRANKNLVDFIVNAKGTESHLLAILNGTKGSRWLKSFLNAHRFTPCIETYFEDEDQLDEVVKYLQEVYKQIDEKMLTRIRNDKIKFILEVLLPEAIICSISAVDGLDYKAAEAKYLKGPSLGYRERELFDSKILFEKRRKPLTKEDH